From the genome of Salmonella enterica subsp. houtenae serovar Houten:
ACAAACGATAGATATTATCCCCCACGCGGGCGTACGCTATAACCAGTTAAAAACGAAAGATTTTACCACCAAAAATACACATCGGGAGGCGGTATTTACCACCCAGGAAGAGACGCTGGATATCTGGCAGTTCCCGGTCGGCGTCAAACTGAATAAGACGTTTGATCTGGATGCCGGATGGGGATTATCAACGCAGGCGGATTTCGCCGTCATTACCAACACCGGCGATACGCAATCCGCAACGAAAGTCAGCGCCGTCGGCATTAACGCCAGCGATGGTATTAACGCCAACTTCATTGATAAGACCACATTTGCAGGACAGATCGGCGTAAAATTACAGAAAGGCGACATGCGCTGGGGGCTGGGCTATAGCGTCAATACTTCCAGTCATAATACCGATCAGATGATTAACGCCACCTGGCAGCTTAGTTTCTGATAGCCAACCGCAACAAGCCCGATGATGCCAACTCATCGGGCTTTTATATCAATATGATGTCAATGCCTCATTCCCTGACGCGCGCAGTACGGCGCACACGAAATCCAAACACATTGATATAGAGTCCAGCCATAATCAATAATGCGCCTGCGAGCTGCATTACAGTCAACGTTTCCCCGAGTAACACTGCGGCGCTCGCCAGCCCTACTACCGGCACTAACAATGATAACGGCGCCACGCGCCAGGTCTCATAGCGTCCCAGTAACGCGCCCCAGATGCCGTAACCAATGATAGTGGCGACAAAAGCCAGATAAAGCAGCGATAATATCGTTGTCATATCAATGCTAATAAGGCGTTGCGTAATGTGATCCGCGCCTTCCAGGAGCAGCGACGACAGCAGGAACGGCAGGATCGGAATCAGCGCGCTCCAGACCACCAGCGACATCACCGCCGGACGCGGGCTATGCTGCATAATTTTTTTATTAAAGATATTACCGCAGGCCCAGCTAAATGCCGCCGCCAGAGTCAGCATAAATCCCGACATCGCGATATGCTGTCCGTTGAGACTGGCTTCAATCAATACCAGTACGCCTATAATCGCCAGGGCTATCCCCGCCAGTTGCTTACGTTGTAAGCGCTCGCCAAAAACAAACGCCCCCAATGCCATGGTAAAAAAGGCCTGCGCCTGTAATACCAACGACGCCAGTCCTGCGGGCATACCAAACTTTATCGCGCAAAAGAGAAAGGCGAACTGCCCAAAGCTTATCGTCAACCCATAGCCCAGCAACAGCGTCAGCGGGACTTTAGGCCGGGCAACAAAGAAAATCGCCGGAAACGCCACCAGTAAAAACCGTAATCCTGCCAGCAATAATGGCGGCATATGGTGCAGCCCTACTTTGATGACGACAAAATTTAGCCCCCATGCGACGACCACCAGTAACGCCAAAAACCCGTCTTTACGCGACATCATCGGCCTCTGTCATTATTAAAATTTTGTAAAGAGGTAAGTTATCGGAAATCAGTGCGCCATAACAGGACTTTTCTTTTTACCGTGAGCATGGCATTGAACAACACACGATGGGCAAAATCCTGCGCTATGGTATGTTAAGGCTGCGCTGTAGCGCATAGACATCATGCTTTTGCGGGCACGGTAGATTAAAACGTCCCGAGGCGTAACCTCCATTTCAGGCAGGAAAAATGCATCCAGGATTGAGACGTTCGACATTGGCTCTACTCGCCTCATCGCTGTTATTGACGATTGGACGCGGCGCCACGCTCCCCTTTATGACCATCTATCTTAACCGTCAGTACGGCTTAGGCGTGGATCTGATTGGCTACGCGCTGACCAGCGCGTTAACGATCGGCGTCGTCTTTAGTCTTGGATTTGGGATTCTGGCGGACAAGTTTGATAAAAAGCGCTACATGTTACTCGCGATTACCGCCTTCGCCTGCGGATTTATCGCTATCCCAATGGTGCATAATGTCATACTTGTTGTCCTGCTTTTTGCGCTTATTAACTGCGCCTATTCGGTTTTTTCTACCGTCCTGAAGGCCTGGTTCGCCGATAACCTCACCGCCACAACAAAAACACGGATTTTTTCGCTCAACTATACCGTACTCAATATCGGCTGGACGGTTGGCCCGCCGCTCGGCACGCTGCTGGTTATGCAAAGCATCAATTTACCCTTCTGGCTTGCCGCCATCTGTTCCGCACTCCCGCTGGTCTTTATTCAGGTATGGGTGACCCGATCGGTTGCCGCCAGCGAGGGAAAAAACGTCGCTATCTGGTCGCCCTCCGTTCTGCTGCGTGACAAAGCATTATTGTGGTTTACGCTTTCGGCATTTCTGGCATCCTTTGTGGGGGGCGCATTTGCGTCCT
Proteins encoded in this window:
- the eamA gene encoding O-acetylserine/cysteine export protein, with protein sequence MSRKDGFLALLVVVAWGLNFVVIKVGLHHMPPLLLAGLRFLLVAFPAIFFVARPKVPLTLLLGYGLTISFGQFAFLFCAIKFGMPAGLASLVLQAQAFFTMALGAFVFGERLQRKQLAGIALAIIGVLVLIEASLNGQHIAMSGFMLTLAAAFSWACGNIFNKKIMQHSPRPAVMSLVVWSALIPILPFLLSSLLLEGADHITQRLISIDMTTILSLLYLAFVATIIGYGIWGALLGRYETWRVAPLSLLVPVVGLASAAVLLGETLTVMQLAGALLIMAGLYINVFGFRVRRTARVRE
- the ydeE gene encoding MFS-type transporter YdeE, whose protein sequence is MHPGLRRSTLALLASSLLLTIGRGATLPFMTIYLNRQYGLGVDLIGYALTSALTIGVVFSLGFGILADKFDKKRYMLLAITAFACGFIAIPMVHNVILVVLLFALINCAYSVFSTVLKAWFADNLTATTKTRIFSLNYTVLNIGWTVGPPLGTLLVMQSINLPFWLAAICSALPLVFIQVWVTRSVAASEGKNVAIWSPSVLLRDKALLWFTLSAFLASFVGGAFASCISQYVMVVADSGFAEKVVAVVLPVNAVIVVSLQYAVGRRLTAVNIRPMMTTGTVFFIAGLIGFIFSGDNLLFWGLSAAVFTIGEIIYAPSEYMLIDNIAPAGMKASYFSAQSLGWLGAAVNPLASGVILTTLPAWSFFAVLIIAIVFAWALMLKGMRITPTQQAITC